A section of the Methanoregula formicica SMSP genome encodes:
- the cfbA gene encoding sirohydrochlorin nickelochelatase: MSKKGMLLVGHGSTMPYNQELVEKTAAMIQAKNNDFIVKCGFMNINKPTIRESMDAFRKEQIDALVVVPLFLAKGVHIEKDIPGEIGLPEGVKKGAFQLNGKSIPLVYANPIGSDPLLADLMVKNANKALTL, from the coding sequence ATGAGCAAGAAGGGAATGTTACTTGTCGGGCACGGGAGCACGATGCCCTACAACCAGGAACTTGTTGAGAAGACCGCGGCCATGATACAGGCGAAGAACAATGACTTCATCGTCAAGTGTGGCTTCATGAACATAAACAAGCCAACCATCAGGGAGTCGATGGATGCATTCAGAAAAGAGCAGATCGACGCTCTGGTTGTCGTCCCCCTCTTCCTTGCAAAGGGCGTCCACATCGAAAAGGATATTCCCGGAGAGATCGGCCTGCCCGAGGGTGTCAAGAAGGGTGCGTTCCAGCTGAACGGGAAGAGCATCCCGCTCGTGTACGCCAATCCCATCGGCAGCGACCCGCTGCTTGCCGATCTCATGGTGAAGAACGCGAACAAGGCCCTCACCCTCTGA
- a CDS encoding PDDEXK family nuclease, protein MSDFEREIVHCLNRFFKTHHIQGFAYRLKQHKFTSQYVDVLVDSLNPSYYLSIECKSIIDKKLYFSQHFHADKKNVHQVDAISDFLAKTGRIGFLAVEFRQGPGKPSEAFLIPWATVVAHFKENKGITIDDARSGIALAKCKEGYVLERM, encoded by the coding sequence ATGAGTGATTTCGAGCGGGAGATCGTCCACTGCCTGAACCGTTTTTTTAAAACGCACCACATCCAGGGATTTGCGTACCGCCTCAAGCAGCACAAGTTCACGAGCCAGTACGTCGATGTGCTGGTTGACTCGCTCAATCCTTCCTATTACCTCTCAATCGAGTGCAAGTCGATCATTGACAAGAAACTCTACTTTTCGCAGCACTTTCATGCCGATAAGAAGAATGTGCACCAGGTCGATGCGATCTCGGACTTCCTTGCAAAGACCGGCCGGATCGGATTTCTTGCGGTCGAGTTCCGGCAGGGGCCGGGAAAGCCAAGCGAAGCATTCCTGATCCCATGGGCCACCGTTGTTGCGCATTTCAAAGAGAACAAGGGGATCACGATCGACGACGCCCGTTCGGGGATAGCACTGGCAAAGTGCAAGGAGGGGTACGTGCTGGAGAGGATGTGA
- a CDS encoding methanogenesis marker 9 domain-containing protein — protein MMDAFDRFGLLINDRVVRTPVAVASMAGIVDADYLLARKDHIGLGFIGGYSIDAPTMEAAKVVAAEDGRKEFITEDPIAELKMQAAKMERSDVVLGINLRGSSPESFSRVAQALGDKVVYEIDAHCRQPAVVAAGCGEFYLKNTGKLVAAVRALKNEGVTVSVKIRAGVAGDDRALAEQLWEAGADILHIDLMDFGTAKLRQIRNSCPLMIIANNGITTFERMKDMLSHGADMVSVARKSDERTLAGLDAAITRYADEEGWYNAPKQLCRGGDIRSLTFCCMPVKECPLIPMLSRTGISHDDFVKMKLGGVADTPLDTGRQTCFGSLAWCCKTSSPCMFRDMTLKQAGIAKKEYMRLKRELSDTIMAQVFHDVPPVKRS, from the coding sequence ATGATGGATGCATTCGACCGTTTCGGCCTTTTGATCAATGACCGCGTGGTCAGGACGCCGGTTGCGGTGGCGTCCATGGCCGGGATTGTCGATGCCGATTACCTCCTTGCACGGAAAGACCACATCGGCCTCGGGTTCATCGGGGGCTACTCGATCGATGCGCCCACGATGGAAGCGGCGAAGGTTGTTGCCGCTGAAGACGGGCGAAAGGAGTTCATCACTGAAGATCCCATTGCTGAACTGAAAATGCAGGCCGCAAAGATGGAGAGAAGTGATGTCGTCCTCGGGATCAACCTCCGCGGGAGCTCGCCGGAATCATTCTCCCGTGTGGCGCAGGCCCTTGGCGACAAGGTTGTCTACGAGATCGATGCCCACTGCCGGCAGCCGGCAGTGGTCGCTGCGGGCTGCGGGGAATTTTACCTGAAGAACACGGGAAAACTTGTTGCAGCAGTGAGGGCACTGAAAAACGAAGGAGTCACGGTCTCGGTCAAGATCCGCGCCGGTGTTGCCGGAGACGACCGGGCGCTCGCAGAGCAGCTCTGGGAAGCCGGCGCCGACATCCTGCATATTGACCTGATGGATTTTGGCACTGCGAAGCTTCGCCAGATCCGGAACAGCTGCCCCCTCATGATCATCGCCAACAATGGCATCACCACGTTCGAGCGGATGAAGGACATGCTCTCGCACGGTGCAGACATGGTCTCGGTTGCGCGGAAATCCGATGAGCGGACGCTTGCCGGGCTGGATGCCGCGATCACGCGGTATGCTGACGAGGAGGGGTGGTACAATGCCCCCAAGCAGCTCTGCCGGGGAGGCGACATCCGGTCGCTCACCTTCTGCTGCATGCCGGTCAAGGAGTGTCCGCTTATACCGATGCTCTCGCGGACCGGCATCTCTCATGATGACTTTGTTAAAATGAAGCTGGGCGGCGTTGCAGATACGCCACTCGACACCGGCCGCCAGACCTGTTTTGGCAGCCTTGCCTGGTGCTGCAAGACCTCATCGCCCTGCATGTTCCGGGATATGACCTTAAAACAGGCCGGGATCGCAAAGAAAGAGTATATGCGGCTGAAACGCGAGCTCTCTGATACGATAATGGCGCAGGTGTTTCATGACGTGCCTCCGGTTAAGCGCAGTTGA
- a CDS encoding triphosphoribosyl-dephospho-CoA synthase has translation MTCLRLSAVERAQLAMMLEVTAFPKPGNVDRCHDYPETRLEHFLASTIFARPALEEAELGKGRLGEIIKHAVRDTNCHAGGNTHFGAFILLIPLVYGKTIEGAMAAIANTESSDAVAFYKAFAMTAVKMNATDDLDVNDPHTLTLIRERDMNLLDIMQHSAANDMVAREWVTGFPLSRRGADLLKENGPGRDSIVRTFLTLLAMEPDTFIAKKHGMEVARETMMAARDVLDGKRSIEDLDEECIRRNINPGSIADITIAAIFLALGEGWSWDS, from the coding sequence ATGACGTGCCTCCGGTTAAGCGCAGTTGAACGGGCCCAACTGGCAATGATGCTCGAGGTCACGGCCTTCCCGAAGCCGGGGAACGTTGACCGGTGTCACGATTATCCCGAGACGCGGCTCGAGCATTTCCTTGCTTCCACCATCTTTGCCCGCCCGGCACTGGAGGAGGCCGAACTCGGGAAGGGCAGGCTGGGTGAGATCATCAAGCACGCGGTCCGCGACACCAACTGCCATGCCGGGGGCAACACGCATTTTGGGGCATTCATCCTCCTCATCCCGCTGGTCTACGGTAAAACGATTGAAGGGGCGATGGCTGCGATCGCAAATACTGAGTCCTCCGATGCAGTAGCCTTCTACAAGGCGTTCGCAATGACGGCCGTCAAGATGAACGCAACTGACGATCTCGATGTCAACGATCCCCACACGCTCACCCTCATCCGCGAGCGCGACATGAACCTCCTCGACATCATGCAGCACTCCGCGGCAAACGACATGGTTGCGCGGGAATGGGTGACCGGGTTTCCGCTCTCCCGCAGGGGTGCGGACCTCTTAAAGGAGAACGGGCCGGGACGCGATTCCATTGTCCGTACGTTCCTCACCCTGCTCGCCATGGAGCCGGACACGTTCATTGCAAAGAAGCATGGAATGGAGGTTGCGCGGGAGACGATGATGGCTGCCCGCGATGTGCTTGACGGGAAACGCTCCATCGAAGACCTTGATGAGGAATGCATCCGGCGGAACATCAACCCGGGCTCCATTGCAGACATCACCATCGCGGCAATCTTTCTCGCCCTGGGGGAGGGCTGGTCATGGGACTCTTAA
- a CDS encoding DUF447 domain-containing protein, translated as MGLLKGGINEVIATTGFNAAPMGIHYRDGKATMVLFSGSHTAENVRTERWLVANFIHDPVLYVRTAFEDLPRDMFVSEPVAGMTMQRLAGADAWAAFTATVDRTTAGTLIVSLTPQREIIENAIIHPVNRGFGSIIDATVHATRYVKNRDPELKDLINYHTGIVRKCGGKRELAALDILRRFIENRPE; from the coding sequence ATGGGACTCTTAAAGGGCGGGATCAACGAGGTCATCGCCACCACGGGGTTCAATGCCGCACCGATGGGCATCCACTACCGGGACGGGAAGGCCACGATGGTTCTCTTCTCGGGGAGCCACACTGCGGAAAATGTGCGGACGGAGAGATGGCTGGTCGCCAATTTTATTCACGATCCGGTCCTCTATGTTCGGACGGCTTTCGAAGACCTCCCCCGCGACATGTTTGTCAGCGAACCGGTTGCCGGTATGACCATGCAGCGCCTTGCCGGAGCGGATGCCTGGGCAGCCTTCACCGCAACGGTCGACCGGACAACAGCCGGGACGCTCATCGTTTCGCTCACGCCCCAGCGGGAGATCATTGAGAACGCGATAATCCACCCGGTCAACCGGGGCTTTGGCAGCATCATCGACGCTACTGTGCATGCTACGCGGTACGTGAAGAACCGCGACCCGGAACTGAAAGATCTCATCAATTACCACACCGGGATCGTCCGTAAGTGCGGGGGAAAGCGCGAGCTCGCTGCACTCGACATTTTACGCAGATTTATCGAAAACCGCCCTGAATAA
- a CDS encoding ATP-binding protein has protein sequence MTMRPLTRKRQMLFDVCIVSSILAAMVITFFSISHGIYDVFPYFYLIPIILIAFARPNLAIYSTVAVGWIYVALVFTLGLPDLKLYALATIWFYIFVSLGVLISTYSQVYRKEGEKSCGAYYNSQAGVFSYDKRTFKIRDANRKFANMIRYDCDDLMAKSLPDLIPDKEERESFITKVRDLRRVGDIEVKFRAWDGSMRWALVSAAETGDPGVICTVVDITDNKLAQEALTQANKKLNLLNNVTRHDILNQLTALLGYLEISKADNKDPSMEKYFERELQAATAIRNQILFTRDYQNIGVHSPLWHNVAETVSLATASIDPRAILVNVNIPPVEIYADPLLEKVFYNLIENSIRHGEHVTEISVRTVERADSLDIIVEDNGVGIPEANKEKIFRREFFKNTGFGLFLSREILAITNLVITENGTPGKGARFVIRVPREHFRSIPGHGSGISPQKK, from the coding sequence ATGACAATGCGGCCTTTGACCCGGAAGCGGCAGATGCTCTTTGACGTCTGCATCGTCTCCAGCATTCTCGCCGCCATGGTCATCACGTTCTTCTCGATCTCCCATGGCATCTATGATGTATTCCCGTACTTCTACCTCATCCCTATCATCCTGATCGCGTTCGCCCGGCCGAACCTCGCCATCTACAGTACCGTTGCCGTCGGCTGGATCTACGTGGCTCTGGTCTTCACGCTCGGCCTTCCCGACCTCAAGCTCTACGCCCTTGCAACGATCTGGTTCTACATCTTCGTCTCGCTGGGTGTCCTCATCTCCACGTATTCCCAGGTATATCGGAAAGAGGGTGAGAAGAGCTGCGGAGCATATTACAACTCGCAGGCCGGGGTTTTCAGTTACGACAAGCGGACGTTCAAGATCCGGGATGCAAACCGGAAGTTCGCCAATATGATCCGGTACGATTGCGATGACCTGATGGCCAAATCCCTGCCGGACCTTATCCCTGACAAGGAAGAGCGGGAGAGTTTCATAACAAAGGTCCGGGACCTCCGGAGGGTCGGCGATATCGAGGTAAAGTTCCGGGCCTGGGACGGCAGCATGCGGTGGGCGCTGGTCTCGGCGGCCGAGACCGGTGACCCGGGGGTCATCTGTACCGTTGTTGACATAACCGACAACAAGCTTGCTCAGGAAGCCCTGACGCAGGCGAACAAGAAGCTGAACCTGTTAAACAACGTCACCCGGCACGATATCCTCAACCAGCTGACCGCACTGCTGGGTTACCTGGAGATCTCGAAGGCGGATAACAAGGATCCGTCCATGGAGAAATATTTCGAGCGCGAACTGCAGGCAGCAACCGCTATCCGGAACCAGATCCTCTTCACCCGCGACTACCAGAACATTGGCGTCCACTCGCCACTCTGGCACAATGTGGCGGAGACCGTCTCTCTTGCCACCGCAAGCATCGATCCCCGTGCGATCCTAGTCAACGTCAACATCCCCCCGGTCGAGATCTACGCAGACCCGCTGCTTGAGAAGGTGTTCTACAACTTGATCGAGAACTCGATCCGCCATGGCGAGCACGTGACGGAGATCTCGGTACGAACGGTCGAGCGGGCAGACTCACTTGACATCATTGTCGAGGACAATGGTGTGGGAATTCCCGAGGCAAACAAGGAGAAGATCTTCCGGCGTGAGTTCTTCAAGAACACCGGATTCGGCCTCTTCCTGTCAAGAGAGATTCTTGCCATCACGAACCTTGTCATCACCGAGAACGGGACTCCGGGAAAAGGGGCGCGTTTTGTCATCCGGGTGCCCCGCGAACATTTCCGTTCCATCCCGGGTCATGGCAGCGGGATATCCCCGCAGAAGAAATAG
- the hypE gene encoding hydrogenase expression/formation protein HypE, which yields MKVNMMHGAGGEVMGELLQTLTKFTHNNAGGIGLEALDDGAVIPFAGENLVFTTDSHVVRPIFFPGGDIGRISVCGTVNDLAMMGGRPIALSCGMIIEEGFETANLERIVASMDEALGEAGASIVTGDTKVVERGALDGIAINTAGIGIAKRIVRDNGLVPGDVIIVSGTLGDHGLAIMAHREGFDLGEQIHSDVAPLSKMMEKVMEAGTIHAMKDPTRGGFASAINEMAKKAGVCVRIREDQVPIRKSVKSAAAMLGIDPLEVANEGKVVMGVPAMDADAILAALRSHKYGKDATVIGTVTTGAHVIMETAIGGERFIEPPMGDPVPRVC from the coding sequence ATGAAAGTCAACATGATGCACGGGGCCGGGGGCGAAGTGATGGGCGAGCTTTTGCAGACGCTCACGAAATTTACGCACAACAATGCCGGCGGGATCGGCCTTGAGGCCCTTGACGACGGGGCCGTGATCCCGTTTGCCGGGGAAAACCTTGTCTTCACAACGGACTCGCACGTTGTACGCCCCATCTTCTTCCCCGGCGGGGACATCGGCAGGATTTCGGTCTGCGGGACCGTCAACGACCTTGCCATGATGGGGGGCAGGCCCATTGCGCTCTCCTGCGGTATGATCATAGAGGAAGGGTTCGAGACTGCGAACCTGGAGCGGATTGTCGCCTCCATGGACGAGGCCCTGGGCGAAGCAGGTGCAAGCATTGTCACTGGTGATACCAAGGTCGTCGAACGCGGGGCGCTGGACGGCATCGCGATCAACACGGCCGGTATCGGCATCGCCAAAAGGATTGTCCGGGACAATGGGCTCGTGCCCGGTGACGTGATCATCGTTTCCGGTACGCTTGGCGATCACGGCCTTGCCATCATGGCACACCGTGAGGGCTTTGATCTCGGCGAGCAGATCCACTCGGACGTTGCCCCGCTCTCGAAGATGATGGAGAAGGTCATGGAAGCCGGCACCATCCATGCGATGAAGGATCCGACCCGCGGCGGCTTTGCCAGCGCCATCAACGAGATGGCAAAAAAAGCCGGGGTCTGCGTCCGGATCCGCGAGGATCAGGTCCCGATACGGAAGAGCGTGAAGAGTGCTGCGGCCATGCTCGGTATCGACCCGCTTGAAGTGGCAAACGAGGGTAAGGTCGTCATGGGCGTTCCGGCCATGGATGCCGATGCCATCCTTGCTGCACTCCGGTCGCACAAGTACGGGAAGGACGCGACCGTTATCGGTACGGTCACCACAGGCGCTCACGTAATCATGGAAACGGCAATCGGCGGCGAACGGTTCATCGAACCCCCGATGGGCGACCCGGTGCCCCGGGTCTGCTGA
- a CDS encoding hydrogenase maturation nickel metallochaperone HypA/HybF: MHEYSIAYDLYATARTAALGHKATKVMKINVEVGKMAMVNPEQVVYLFDTIKEDDPLFHEAVLDCKETEPQTRCPCGYEGTEVYVCPKCGALPELVKGREIVVTNIEIDAEDEP, from the coding sequence ATGCACGAGTACTCCATCGCCTATGACCTGTACGCCACCGCCCGTACGGCAGCGCTCGGGCACAAGGCGACAAAGGTCATGAAAATAAACGTCGAAGTCGGTAAAATGGCGATGGTGAACCCGGAGCAGGTTGTCTACCTGTTTGACACCATCAAGGAGGACGACCCCCTGTTCCATGAGGCCGTGCTGGACTGTAAGGAGACCGAGCCGCAGACACGGTGCCCGTGCGGGTACGAAGGCACCGAGGTTTATGTCTGCCCGAAGTGCGGGGCGCTGCCTGAGCTGGTAAAAGGTCGGGAGATCGTTGTGACCAATATCGAGATCGACGCAGAGGATGAACCATGA
- a CDS encoding HypC/HybG/HupF family hydrogenase formation chaperone, with translation MCVAIPAEVLEIRDGNIGLVDYGELKQEVRLDLVDVKVGEFVLVHVGFAIQRLSREEGLETRALFKDVFSAMEN, from the coding sequence ATGTGCGTTGCAATTCCCGCGGAAGTCCTTGAGATCAGGGACGGAAATATCGGACTTGTAGATTATGGGGAACTCAAGCAGGAGGTACGGCTCGATCTCGTGGATGTCAAGGTCGGAGAGTTCGTGCTCGTCCATGTCGGTTTTGCCATCCAGCGCCTCTCCCGCGAAGAGGGTCTTGAGACCCGGGCGCTCTTCAAGGACGTTTTTTCCGCGATGGAGAACTGA
- a CDS encoding archaeosine biosynthesis radical SAM protein RaSEA, translated as MNVETPEKPLASWRGKERYDCEQLDCLTIIFKSGGCSWSKCWMCSYRHERYGKTDCAELLSRLRAQLAWVIRENKPEEYRMVKIFTSGSFFDPVEVPPAFLADVATAFRGKLLIAETRPEYVSRETLVSFIEGLDDGSWKTPLYCAIGLETSNDFIREKCINKGFSFSDFTSASSVARSAGAGVKAYLLFKPLFLTEGEAIKDMETTIRDILPYADLVSMNPCTVQRNTELEYYWKRRAFRPPYLWSVLMLLKNAPVHMTCDPLGGGQKRGPHNCGKCDYELVRGIRDYSLNADRELIAALLETECTCKNEWQYVLGNESPYCMPLTR; from the coding sequence ATGAACGTGGAAACACCGGAAAAACCCCTCGCATCCTGGCGGGGGAAAGAGAGGTATGACTGTGAACAACTGGACTGCCTCACTATCATCTTCAAAAGCGGAGGCTGCAGCTGGTCGAAGTGCTGGATGTGCAGTTACCGGCACGAGCGATATGGGAAAACCGACTGCGCCGAGCTGCTCTCCCGCCTCCGCGCCCAGCTGGCATGGGTGATCCGGGAGAACAAGCCGGAAGAGTACCGGATGGTGAAGATCTTCACTTCCGGCAGCTTTTTCGATCCCGTGGAGGTTCCCCCGGCATTTCTTGCCGATGTTGCCACTGCGTTCCGGGGAAAACTGCTCATTGCGGAGACACGCCCTGAATATGTCAGCCGGGAAACGCTGGTCTCATTCATTGAAGGTCTTGATGATGGGAGCTGGAAGACGCCGCTCTACTGCGCCATCGGCCTTGAGACGAGCAATGATTTCATCCGGGAAAAATGCATCAACAAGGGCTTTTCCTTCTCTGACTTTACGAGCGCCTCTTCAGTGGCCCGTTCTGCCGGTGCCGGGGTTAAAGCATACCTTCTCTTCAAACCGCTCTTCCTGACGGAAGGGGAAGCAATAAAGGACATGGAGACGACCATTCGGGATATCCTTCCGTATGCCGATCTCGTCTCTATGAATCCCTGCACGGTCCAGCGGAACACGGAACTGGAATACTACTGGAAACGCAGGGCATTCCGGCCGCCCTACCTCTGGAGTGTTCTGATGTTGCTGAAGAATGCGCCAGTCCATATGACCTGCGACCCCCTTGGCGGCGGGCAGAAACGCGGCCCGCACAATTGCGGGAAGTGCGACTACGAACTCGTCAGGGGCATACGGGATTATTCCCTGAACGCCGACCGTGAGCTCATTGCGGCTCTGTTGGAAACGGAATGCACGTGTAAAAACGAGTGGCAGTATGTCCTCGGAAATGAGAGCCCGTACTGCATGCCGCTGACGCGGTGA
- a CDS encoding ornithine cyclodeaminase, with product MVETQEIELRGHIIDSGIMMQLMDRVMDLGGNFEILVFEVGKKKTDTSYARLRIAATGKEKLKAILSEVHRLGARPVEVMDVHLVPAEADHVVPKGFYTTSNHPTQVKYNGEWIPVEAIEMDFLIVVDPVKKTAKAEALGKIRKGNLVVVGEQGVSVTYPERPREQSTFEFMHGTVSSERPSETLIAQIAKEIIEVRKNGGKIAVVGGPAIIHTGAAKALASMVRNGYVNVLFAGNALATHDIENCLYGTSLGMDITTGKPVMGGHKHHLYAISEIMRAGSIRKAVEKGVIKSGIMYECIKNNVPYVLAGSIRDDGPLPDVIQDVMAAQDAMRKQIEGCSMVLMVATLLHSIAVGNCLPSSVKTICVDINPAHVTKLMDRGTTQAIGIVSDAGTFLPLLAQQLEIQSQAAPGKK from the coding sequence ATGGTCGAGACGCAGGAGATCGAGCTCCGGGGCCACATCATCGATTCCGGCATCATGATGCAGCTCATGGACCGGGTCATGGATCTGGGTGGCAACTTCGAGATCCTTGTCTTTGAGGTCGGCAAGAAGAAGACCGACACGAGCTATGCCCGCCTGCGCATCGCGGCTACCGGTAAGGAGAAGCTCAAAGCAATCCTGTCGGAAGTCCACCGGCTCGGCGCCCGCCCGGTCGAGGTCATGGATGTCCACCTGGTCCCGGCTGAAGCCGATCATGTGGTGCCCAAGGGATTCTATACCACCTCGAACCACCCGACCCAGGTGAAGTACAACGGGGAATGGATTCCCGTTGAGGCAATCGAGATGGACTTCCTTATTGTTGTCGATCCGGTGAAGAAGACTGCAAAGGCAGAGGCTCTGGGCAAGATCCGGAAGGGCAACCTTGTCGTTGTCGGCGAGCAGGGAGTCAGCGTCACCTACCCCGAGCGTCCCCGCGAGCAGAGCACGTTTGAGTTCATGCACGGGACCGTCTCTTCGGAGCGCCCCAGCGAGACCCTCATCGCCCAGATCGCAAAGGAGATTATAGAAGTCCGGAAAAACGGTGGAAAGATCGCGGTTGTCGGTGGCCCGGCCATCATCCACACCGGGGCGGCAAAGGCCCTTGCCTCCATGGTCCGTAACGGGTACGTGAATGTGCTCTTTGCCGGCAATGCCCTCGCGACCCATGACATCGAGAACTGCCTGTACGGGACTTCCCTCGGGATGGACATCACCACCGGCAAGCCCGTGATGGGCGGCCACAAGCACCACCTCTATGCCATCAGCGAGATCATGCGGGCCGGCTCGATCCGGAAAGCCGTTGAGAAGGGTGTTATCAAAAGCGGGATCATGTATGAGTGCATTAAAAACAACGTCCCCTATGTCCTTGCCGGCTCCATCCGGGACGACGGCCCGCTGCCAGACGTGATCCAGGACGTGATGGCAGCGCAGGACGCCATGCGCAAGCAGATCGAGGGGTGCAGCATGGTCCTGATGGTGGCAACGCTCCTGCATTCCATTGCCGTGGGCAACTGCCTCCCGTCAAGCGTCAAGACAATCTGCGTGGACATCAATCCCGCCCATGTCACGAAACTGATGGACCGGGGCACCACGCAGGCCATCGGCATTGTCTCCGATGCCGGCACCTTCCTCCCGCTGCTCGCGCAGCAGCTGGAGATCCAAAGCCAGGCAGCTCCCGGAAAAAAGTGA
- a CDS encoding GTP--adenosylcobinamide-phosphate guanylyltransferase: MRALIMAGGSGSRLNSGEKPLALICGQPMIAYVIRAFQNAGCEPVVAGSSKTPMTANWCRANGIAFCRTDGRGYVDDMVQAVCSLDEDGALFVSVADIPCITAEIIKTIEDAYMANGKDALSTWVPAATITSCRESMPYREKIGGIEACPAGINIIRGDHAGDEQDEFRLLLSEPRLSLNINTQGDRERAEAFLWQNPPP; encoded by the coding sequence ATGCGTGCACTGATCATGGCCGGGGGTTCCGGCAGCCGGCTCAACAGCGGGGAAAAGCCGCTTGCTCTCATCTGTGGCCAGCCCATGATCGCGTATGTCATCCGGGCTTTCCAGAATGCCGGGTGCGAACCGGTTGTTGCCGGATCCTCAAAGACCCCCATGACCGCAAACTGGTGCCGGGCCAATGGCATTGCCTTCTGCCGGACAGATGGCCGTGGCTATGTTGATGACATGGTCCAGGCCGTTTGCTCGCTTGATGAGGACGGGGCCCTCTTTGTATCGGTTGCAGATATCCCCTGCATCACGGCAGAAATAATCAAAACCATTGAGGATGCATACATGGCCAATGGGAAAGATGCCCTCTCCACCTGGGTGCCCGCAGCAACCATAACCAGCTGCCGGGAGAGCATGCCCTATCGGGAAAAGATCGGGGGCATAGAAGCGTGCCCTGCTGGTATCAATATCATTCGTGGGGATCACGCCGGCGACGAACAGGATGAGTTCCGCCTTCTCTTAAGCGAGCCCCGTCTTTCCCTGAATATCAACACGCAGGGGGACCGTGAGCGGGCTGAAGCCTTCCTCTGGCAGAACCCGCCTCCCTGA
- a CDS encoding pyridoxal phosphate-dependent aminotransferase, with protein sequence MVVGFPKRVVHGGLGKQQLEKTHKSVLDFSASVNPCVPQFAWHLDPECLKYYPDDSYSALKDQIGKVFHRNPEEICVGNGSIEVLRAFCAARYRDPAIPRTFFTESPTFGEYELSAALAGASRVTDPRSASVQFLCNPNNPTGQLLSKDEVRVKLSAAKDSGSILFCDEAFIELSDPLQSVADIRDPALFVLRSITKCFAVPGIRFGYGFGDQDLVLKIETARSPWCVNAYAEAYAMEALLHLDELAASRAAIENEREFLVAELEALGMKCTPSRANYILFDCGRNASPLCEALAGRGVLVRDCTSFGLPTCIRVAVMSREENRALVEAFAACVH encoded by the coding sequence TTGGTTGTTGGCTTTCCGAAACGGGTCGTGCATGGGGGATTGGGAAAGCAGCAGCTGGAAAAAACCCATAAATCGGTGCTGGATTTCAGCGCGAGCGTCAACCCCTGCGTCCCTCAGTTCGCGTGGCACCTGGACCCTGAATGCCTGAAATATTATCCGGATGACTCATACTCTGCGCTCAAGGACCAGATAGGGAAGGTCTTCCACCGCAATCCTGAGGAGATTTGCGTGGGGAATGGATCCATCGAAGTGCTCCGGGCATTCTGTGCAGCACGCTATCGCGACCCGGCCATTCCCCGCACCTTCTTTACAGAATCCCCGACATTCGGTGAATACGAGCTCTCCGCCGCCCTTGCCGGGGCATCCCGCGTCACAGATCCCCGCAGCGCTTCCGTGCAGTTCCTCTGCAATCCCAATAATCCCACGGGGCAGCTGCTGTCAAAGGATGAAGTCAGGGTAAAACTCTCCGCCGCAAAAGATTCCGGCTCCATCCTCTTCTGCGATGAGGCGTTCATCGAGCTCTCGGACCCGCTGCAGAGTGTGGCAGACATCCGCGATCCTGCGCTTTTTGTTCTGCGCTCTATCACCAAGTGCTTTGCCGTCCCGGGGATCCGGTTCGGGTACGGTTTTGGCGATCAGGATCTCGTCCTGAAGATCGAGACTGCCCGCTCGCCCTGGTGCGTGAATGCCTATGCCGAGGCCTATGCCATGGAAGCACTCCTTCACCTTGATGAACTGGCTGCGTCCAGAGCGGCCATAGAAAACGAGCGGGAATTCCTGGTGGCAGAGCTGGAAGCGCTCGGCATGAAGTGCACGCCCTCCCGTGCAAACTACATCCTGTTCGATTGCGGACGGAATGCATCCCCGCTCTGTGAGGCGCTTGCGGGCCGTGGCGTTCTTGTCCGTGACTGTACGTCCTTTGGCCTGCCAACCTGTATCCGGGTCGCGGTCATGTCCCGTGAAGAAAACCGGGCCCTTGTTGAGGCATTTGCAGCATGCGTGCACTGA
- a CDS encoding ribbon-helix-helix domain-containing protein, whose amino-acid sequence MMQRITLRLPEQQINLLQQMVDSGEYPNVSEAVRAAVRELVEKRASRVLKESDQVSFKV is encoded by the coding sequence ATGATGCAAAGAATCACGCTCCGGTTGCCCGAACAGCAGATCAACCTGCTCCAGCAGATGGTAGATTCGGGGGAATACCCGAATGTATCCGAAGCGGTCCGGGCAGCAGTCCGTGAACTTGTAGAAAAGCGAGCGAGTCGTGTCCTTAAGGAAAGTGACCAGGTTTCATTCAAGGTTTGA